One window from the genome of Mugil cephalus isolate CIBA_MC_2020 chromosome 23, CIBA_Mcephalus_1.1, whole genome shotgun sequence encodes:
- the LOC125001202 gene encoding OX-2 membrane glycoprotein-like: MAGGAAVCFFIAFGIFSKGLTAVIQTQQTVMAAVGDKASLHCQLMETKDVLQVTWQKIFPGGGTNVATYNKVFGETVNPEFKDKVEFEDAGLQNCSIVINNVTEQDEGCYLCLFNSYPEGALTGRTCLQVYELHQPVLHVRESNSIGEVVVSCSATGRPAPTVTLRATQADRSLTDYDSVSVSNTNGTVTVTTTAVLSALHVNSTQVGCRVGVLSGPQIEVLETIPGLKPTSADDDQSGSDHRDFSLDSCLFMISL, encoded by the exons ATGGCGGGCGGcgctgctgtgtgtttcttcaTAGCGTTTGGGATCTTTTCTAAAG GTCTAACAGCTGTGATCCAGACACAGCAGACTGTGATGGCAGCAGTGGGAGACAAAGCCTCTTTACACTGTCAGCTCATGGAAACTAAAGATGTCCTTCAAGTCACGTGGCAGAAGATCTTCCCTGGAGGAGGCACTAATGTTGCCACCTACAACAAAGTCTTTGGTGAAACAGTGAATCCTGAATTCAAAGATAAAGTAGAGTTTGAAGATGCTGGACTTCAGAACTGCTCCATAGTCATCAATAATGTGACGGAGCAGGATGAAGGCTGCTATCTCTGTTTGTTCAACTCCTACCCTGAAGGAGCTCTGACAGGAAGAACATGTCTCCAAGTTTACG AGCTGCATCAACCTGTTCTACATGTCAGAGAATCAAACTCTATTGGAGAGGTAGTTGTGTCCTGTTCAGCCACAGGTCGACCTGCTCCCACTGTAACACTGAGAGCTACACAAGCAGACCGCAGCTTGACTGACTACGACAGCGTCAGTGTGTCTAACACCAACGGTACAGTCACTGTCACCACTACAGCTGTGCTGTCAGCTCTCCATGTAAACAGCACACAGGTTGGATGTAGAGTTGGAGTGCTCTCTGGTCCTCAGATAGAGGTGTTGGAGACCATTCCTGGGCTCAAACCCACGTCTGCTGATG ATGATCAATCTGGATCTGATCACAGAGATTTTAGTCTGGATTCATGTTTATTCATGATCAGTTTATGA
- the LOC125000562 gene encoding OX-2 membrane glycoprotein-like, translating to MFETSSTHRHIVCRHQFGFADAVVFKMSDGAVLFFSVLLGIFAKGLTAVIQTQQTLMAAVGDKVSLHCQLMETKDVLQVTWQKISPRGDSSVATYNELSGQTVNPGFKDKVEFEDAGLQSSSIVINNVTEQDEACYLCLFNSYPEGALTGRTCLQVYELHQPVLHVRESNSTGEVVVSCSATGRPAPTVTLRATRADLNLTDYDSVSVSNTNGTVTVTTTAVLSALHVNSTQVGCRVGVLSGPQIEVLETIPRLKPTSADDFTWIFVLLVVACCCFASVWLIHFIIVHVKEN from the exons atgtttgaaaCGTCATCAACACACCGACATATCG TGTGCAGGCACCAGTTTGGATTTGCAGATGCAGTGGTTTTCAAGATGTCTGACGGTgcagtcttgtttttctctgttctgtTGGGGATCTTTGCAAAAG GTCTAACAGCTGTGATCCAGACACAGCAGACTCTAATGGCAGCAGTGGGAGACAAAGTCTCTTTACACTGTCAGCTCATGGAAACTAAAGATGTCCTTCAAGTCACGTGGCAGAAAATCTCACCTAGAGGAGACAGTAGTGTTGCCACCTACAATGAACTTTCGGGCCAAACAGTGAATCCTGGCTTTAAAGATAAAGTAGAGTTTGAAGATGCTGGACTTCAGAGCAGCTCCATAGTCATCAATAATGTGACGGAGCAGGATGAAGCCTGCTATCTCTGTTTGTTCAACTCCTACCCTGAAGGAGCTCTGACAGGAAGAACATGTCTCCAAGTTTACG AGCTGCATCAACCTGTTCTACATGTCAGAGAATCAAACTCTACTGGAGAGGTAGTTGTGTCCTGTTCAGCCACAGGTCGACCTGCTCCCACTGTAACACTGAGAGCTACACGAGCAGACCTCAACTTGACTGACTACGACAgcgtcagtgtgtccaacaccAACGGTACAGTCACTGTCACCACTACAGCTGTGCTGTCAGCTCTCCATGTAAACAGCACACAGGTTGGATGTAGAGTTGGAGTGCTCTCTGGTCCTCAGATAGAGGTGTTGGAGACCATTCCTAGGCTCAAACCCACGTCTGCTGATG ACTTCACTTGGATAtttgtgttgttagtggtggcctgttgttgttttgcttctgtGTGGCTTATACACTTCATCATTGTCCATGTTAAAGAAAACTGA